One Elusimicrobiota bacterium genomic window carries:
- a CDS encoding YraN family protein has protein sequence MCGDTRKQFGNLGESKAVEYLVSIGYTVIQRNFRIRTGEIDIIAKDHSCGGYLVFIEIKSRRSNSKGLPQESVNSLKQYRIIKAAVAYINKTKCHNISYRFDVIAIHPGGGIEHIKNAFTIPPGTYFF, from the coding sequence ATGTGCGGGGATACAAGAAAACAGTTTGGGAATTTAGGTGAATCCAAAGCCGTAGAATACCTTGTCTCCATCGGGTATACTGTTATACAACGTAATTTCAGGATTAGAACCGGCGAGATTGATATCATAGCGAAAGATCATTCCTGCGGCGGATACCTTGTGTTCATAGAAATAAAATCGCGGAGAAGTAATTCTAAAGGCTTACCCCAGGAATCTGTTAACTCATTAAAACAATATCGTATAATCAAAGCTGCAGTTGCGTATATCAACAAAACCAAGTGCCATAACATATCCTACCGGTTTGACGTTATTGCCATACACCCCGGTGGCGGGATTGAACACATAAAAAACGCGTTCACCATTCCCCCGGGAACATACTTTTTTTGA
- the rplS gene encoding 50S ribosomal protein L19, whose product MNTTEIMKHVEQSYLRKNAPDFRAGDTVRVWTKIIEGDAQRLQPFEGIIIRRKGSGMKETFSVRKISYGIGVERTFNLSSPMIDKIELIKHGKVRRAKLYYLRNVVGRAAKINSTEAEKQEPAATAEAGTGRSVVPVEAATVQAVVPEKPEEPKK is encoded by the coding sequence ATGAACACAACAGAAATTATGAAACATGTCGAACAATCGTATCTACGGAAAAACGCTCCGGACTTCCGTGCCGGTGATACCGTGCGGGTATGGACAAAAATTATTGAAGGCGATGCACAGCGGTTACAGCCATTTGAAGGAATTATTATACGCCGTAAGGGCAGTGGGATGAAAGAAACTTTTTCTGTCCGCAAAATATCGTATGGTATTGGCGTGGAACGCACGTTTAACCTGTCTTCCCCGATGATTGATAAAATAGAACTTATAAAACACGGGAAAGTGCGCCGTGCAAAACTGTATTATCTGCGTAATGTAGTCGGCCGTGCGGCAAAAATTAATAGTACCGAAGCTGAAAAACAAGAACCCGCTGCAACTGCAGAGGCAGGTACGGGAAGATCGGTTGTACCAGTTGAAGCAGCAACCGTACAGGCGGTAGTCCCGGAAAAACCGGAAGAACCTAAAAAATAA
- the trmD gene encoding tRNA (guanosine(37)-N1)-methyltransferase TrmD, protein MRIDILTLFPMFFDSPLKVSIINRAVEHRKVELNVVNIRQYAKGRHKTCDDRPFGGGPGMVMIAEPVYKALKAVRKNKDTAVVLLTPQGEVYTQHHARMFTQKNQVVLICGHYEGIDDRIRKYVTHEISVGDYILSGGESAALAVADSIIRLIPGVVSNKESVVHESFTDTTLDWPQYTRPRKWRGVSVPKVLLSGNHKHIETWRKKVSLELTHDRRPELLKKKSYKNIK, encoded by the coding sequence ATGAGGATTGATATATTAACACTGTTTCCAATGTTCTTTGACAGCCCGCTTAAGGTAAGTATTATTAACCGTGCGGTAGAACACCGCAAGGTGGAACTCAACGTTGTAAATATCCGGCAGTACGCCAAGGGTAGGCATAAAACCTGTGATGACAGGCCGTTTGGCGGAGGGCCCGGGATGGTAATGATAGCTGAACCGGTATATAAAGCATTAAAGGCAGTACGTAAAAATAAAGATACCGCTGTTGTTCTCCTAACCCCGCAGGGTGAAGTTTATACTCAACACCATGCCCGGATGTTTACACAAAAAAATCAGGTAGTTCTTATCTGCGGGCATTATGAAGGTATTGATGATAGGATAAGAAAGTATGTTACCCACGAAATTTCAGTGGGTGACTATATCCTTTCCGGCGGGGAATCCGCGGCATTAGCCGTAGCAGATAGTATTATCCGCCTGATTCCCGGTGTGGTGAGTAATAAAGAGTCGGTAGTTCATGAGTCTTTCACTGATACAACACTTGATTGGCCGCAGTACACGCGCCCGCGGAAATGGCGGGGGGTAAGTGTACCAAAAGTGTTGTTGTCAGGTAACCATAAGCATATAGAAACTTGGAGAAAGAAGGTTAGTTTGGAGTTAACCCATGACCGCCGGCCTGAATTATTAAAAAAGAAAAGTTATAAAAATATTAAATAG
- the rimM gene encoding ribosome maturation factor RimM (Essential for efficient processing of 16S rRNA): MISSNTDNNNKEIKFVRVGVILKPRGIKGEVVASLLLPLPKKKLTELFIGSTTGDSTKYSVETLVPSGNYMVLKFLGINTRDDAEALRSLTIWTERFKLPENVYYINEIKGLEVRTLDGKVLGKLERVIPTPGNDVFVVRNDKKEVLVPALKKVVLEINKETIIVNPGFGLIEATESNED; this comes from the coding sequence GTGATAAGCAGTAACACTGATAATAATAATAAAGAAATTAAGTTTGTCCGGGTTGGGGTTATACTCAAACCCAGGGGTATTAAAGGCGAAGTAGTAGCGTCACTACTGTTGCCGTTACCGAAGAAGAAGTTAACAGAATTGTTTATCGGTTCAACTACTGGCGATTCTACAAAATATTCCGTAGAAACCTTAGTTCCTTCCGGTAACTATATGGTACTAAAATTCTTGGGGATAAATACCCGGGATGACGCTGAGGCGTTGAGGTCGTTAACGATTTGGACTGAACGGTTCAAACTACCGGAAAACGTATATTACATAAATGAAATTAAAGGTTTGGAAGTACGTACGTTGGATGGAAAGGTTTTGGGTAAGCTTGAGAGAGTGATACCCACCCCGGGAAATGACGTGTTTGTTGTGCGTAATGATAAAAAAGAAGTGTTAGTACCGGCACTGAAAAAGGTGGTACTGGAGATAAATAAGGAAACAATTATTGTCAATCCCGGCTTCGGGTTAATAGAAGCTACGGAATCAAATGAGGATTGA
- a CDS encoding KH domain-containing protein, translating into MKELVLYIVKELVDNPNNVEINEITGEKTQIVEIKVEPGDRGKVIGKEGRIIKSIRTIVNAAAAKDGKRVSVELVE; encoded by the coding sequence ATGAAGGAATTGGTATTGTACATCGTAAAAGAACTGGTAGACAACCCGAATAACGTTGAAATAAACGAAATCACGGGTGAAAAAACGCAGATCGTTGAAATCAAAGTTGAACCCGGTGATCGCGGTAAGGTTATTGGAAAAGAAGGACGGATAATAAAGTCTATCCGCACCATAGTTAACGCAGCAGCAGCGAAAGATGGGAAACGGGTAAGCGTAGAGTTGGTTGAGTGA
- a CDS encoding tetratricopeptide repeat protein, with translation MTLQNKHLPAAKRLRKVSNKTITPSDIIRADENTLFSGKSFYGTILFADIVMCSEISNNSSIEDYAYIIHQFHCCAGTVYDLLNLDKKNSTAAGVEIAMQGDEACLKLHTQELDEGFEANVCNDVRNAILYGTAIKILWRFTDYNRQRMKQGLFPRDVAVGINQGPVFLYDNKNFNGRASVPQTSVGYAINLAKRIETESRTGEYTKIYVSNTVKYWTEKQNLGLAYRQRDARSLKGISETTALYEISEIGHQLYSWLEGIVARIRLDRKEWATFERIGEMNPHDFWTKLIVDVKKNKERNEAWVNPVSKFDKPAKKVEVTTLFSNAYQEYIAGNYLTATKILGLVIKNNPKLAEAYFNRGNAYMRMKEYERAIEDYTQVLELEDKNVSAYTNRGNARFLMNKYDEAIQDYDHALVLSPGNAAAYTNRGNAYCKLQQYSIAVENYRKAIELEPKDEVAYENLVETLLMTMRFDDAMAVCIPAKDDTNSSMRAKLLAVYVEFLYKIVKHLPYESQVECITEKVGLSDTVSLVGLDFNAIESIVLLKNAGAEPMRVLKLVHLLVSRKIAVEKFISLT, from the coding sequence ATGACACTTCAGAACAAACACTTACCCGCTGCGAAGCGGTTGCGTAAAGTCAGTAATAAAACAATTACGCCGTCTGATATCATCCGCGCGGATGAAAATACATTGTTTTCCGGGAAAAGTTTTTATGGGACAATTTTGTTTGCTGACATTGTTATGTGTTCCGAAATATCCAATAATTCATCAATTGAAGATTATGCGTATATAATTCATCAGTTTCACTGTTGCGCCGGGACGGTTTATGATTTGTTAAACCTAGACAAAAAAAATAGTACCGCCGCTGGGGTGGAGATTGCAATGCAAGGCGATGAAGCGTGTTTAAAACTTCATACCCAGGAGTTGGATGAAGGATTCGAGGCTAATGTATGTAACGACGTAAGGAATGCTATTCTATACGGTACTGCTATAAAAATTCTTTGGAGATTCACGGACTATAACCGTCAACGTATGAAACAAGGGCTTTTCCCGCGGGATGTTGCCGTTGGGATAAACCAGGGGCCGGTATTTCTTTATGATAACAAAAATTTTAATGGCAGAGCCAGTGTCCCTCAAACTTCTGTCGGGTACGCGATTAATCTTGCTAAACGGATTGAAACAGAATCACGTACAGGGGAATATACCAAAATTTATGTATCAAACACCGTGAAGTACTGGACTGAAAAACAAAACCTTGGGCTAGCATACCGCCAGCGTGATGCGCGGAGTTTAAAGGGGATATCAGAGACCACGGCGTTATACGAAATTTCTGAGATCGGGCACCAGCTTTACAGCTGGCTTGAAGGTATTGTCGCAAGGATACGGCTTGACCGTAAAGAATGGGCTACCTTTGAACGTATCGGCGAGATGAACCCCCACGATTTTTGGACAAAACTTATTGTTGACGTAAAAAAAAATAAGGAACGCAACGAGGCATGGGTTAATCCCGTAAGTAAGTTTGATAAACCCGCAAAAAAAGTGGAGGTAACAACTCTGTTCAGTAATGCGTATCAGGAATATATCGCGGGGAATTATCTAACTGCCACAAAAATCCTGGGATTAGTGATAAAGAATAACCCAAAACTTGCGGAAGCGTACTTCAACCGCGGGAACGCGTATATGCGGATGAAAGAGTATGAACGCGCGATTGAGGATTATACACAGGTACTGGAGTTGGAAGACAAAAATGTTAGTGCGTATACCAACCGGGGTAACGCGCGGTTTTTGATGAATAAATATGATGAGGCAATACAGGATTATGATCACGCACTGGTATTATCGCCGGGGAATGCCGCGGCGTATACCAACCGCGGAAATGCCTACTGCAAACTGCAGCAGTACAGTATTGCCGTTGAAAATTACCGTAAAGCAATCGAGCTTGAACCAAAGGATGAGGTTGCATATGAAAATTTGGTGGAAACATTATTGATGACTATGCGGTTTGACGACGCAATGGCGGTATGTATTCCCGCTAAGGATGATACAAACTCGTCTATGCGCGCAAAATTATTGGCAGTTTATGTAGAGTTTTTGTATAAAATAGTGAAACACCTGCCATATGAAAGCCAGGTTGAGTGTATCACCGAAAAAGTCGGGTTGTCAGATACAGTATCGCTTGTAGGGCTGGACTTCAATGCGATTGAGTCAATAGTGTTACTTAAAAACGCAGGAGCTGAACCAATGCGCGTATTAAAACTGGTACATCTTCTTGTTTCCAGGAAGATTGCGGTTGAGAAGTTTATTAGTTTAACCTGA
- the panD gene encoding aspartate 1-decarboxylase, producing MYRIMLKSKIHRATVTGTVLEYEGSIAIDPLLLTQSGILPNEQVHVLNLNTGGRIETYVIKGKAGTGEICLNGPAARSAQPGDKIIILSYALVSDDEAHKHKPVILVVNNKNKVIRKK from the coding sequence ATGTACAGGATAATGTTGAAATCAAAAATACATAGAGCAACCGTTACAGGTACGGTACTGGAATATGAAGGAAGTATTGCCATAGATCCGTTGTTATTAACACAAAGCGGTATTCTACCAAATGAACAGGTGCATGTATTAAACCTCAACACCGGCGGGCGTATAGAAACGTATGTTATTAAAGGAAAAGCGGGTACCGGCGAGATATGCCTCAACGGCCCCGCAGCACGCAGCGCGCAACCCGGAGACAAAATTATTATACTTAGCTACGCGTTAGTATCTGATGATGAAGCGCATAAACATAAACCTGTTATATTAGTAGTTAATAATAAGAACAAGGTTATCAGGAAGAAATAG
- a CDS encoding glycosyltransferase family 39 protein — translation MYFLVYPAVIEESATYDETIHITAGYSYWHTGILRLNIYDHPPFGEMITTLPLKLITPQPGFPEDSYAWINKMQYTVSDEFVYKNTLPAENILFPTRMAVVGLSALLATILVLWSSQLYGTYAGILAGTLYLFCPNMLTHGHLVTTDLPGTLFFVSTFYFLYLYYRRQTNISAGLTGIMAGLALASKFSNIIIFPALFILLLFFPPRSNAADVKPKIFWHILLFTIFTGLTISVCYGFTQTQLYIDGLTRVFSDISSRGRSSFLAGQYSTAGWWYYFLLAFFWKTPIPVMILLIYRIVTLFTQKPRGIHYREEWLILIPLLLFTASALTQKLNIGIRHILPAYPLLYLWVSGILMHDNPRGDKPDTRHLLVILPLLAWMIFSTVNIRPYYITYFNELVGGPKNGYKYLVDSNLDWGQDLKRLSVYLKTQNVDDIYLSYFGTANPGYYGIKYVNTGFVSSLDRPHTSVNLPNGKKELVAISATNLQAVYFADKELYAWAKKIVPLTVVGNTIFVYDITRSVEAHRWLVQMFNTVGDTQRAAREYTRLRELGQMKG, via the coding sequence ATGTACTTTCTGGTATACCCCGCGGTTATTGAGGAAAGCGCAACTTATGATGAAACTATACATATAACCGCAGGATATTCATACTGGCATACCGGTATTTTGAGGTTAAACATATACGACCACCCGCCGTTCGGCGAGATGATCACAACTTTACCGTTGAAACTCATAACCCCGCAGCCTGGTTTTCCGGAAGATAGTTACGCATGGATAAACAAAATGCAGTATACGGTATCCGACGAGTTTGTGTATAAAAACACTCTACCGGCAGAAAATATACTTTTCCCCACCCGTATGGCAGTAGTCGGGTTAAGCGCCTTACTTGCGACAATACTTGTCCTATGGTCAAGCCAACTATACGGCACGTATGCCGGTATTTTAGCTGGTACGCTATACCTTTTTTGCCCAAATATGCTTACCCACGGGCATTTAGTAACAACTGACCTGCCGGGTACACTGTTTTTTGTATCAACATTTTACTTTTTATACTTATACTACCGCCGGCAAACGAATATTAGTGCAGGATTAACCGGGATAATGGCAGGGTTGGCATTAGCGTCTAAGTTTTCAAATATTATTATCTTCCCTGCACTGTTCATACTCTTACTATTCTTTCCCCCCCGTAGTAACGCGGCTGACGTGAAACCAAAGATTTTCTGGCATATACTTTTATTCACAATATTTACAGGGTTAACAATCTCAGTGTGCTACGGTTTTACTCAAACCCAGCTATATATTGACGGCCTTACCCGTGTATTCAGTGATATTTCTTCAAGAGGGCGTTCATCCTTCCTTGCAGGGCAGTACTCCACTGCCGGGTGGTGGTACTATTTCCTGCTAGCATTTTTTTGGAAGACACCTATACCTGTGATGATACTCTTAATTTACAGAATTGTTACGTTGTTTACCCAAAAACCGCGGGGTATACATTACCGTGAAGAATGGCTTATCCTGATCCCGTTACTGCTATTCACCGCAAGCGCGTTAACTCAAAAACTTAATATTGGCATACGGCATATTTTACCGGCCTATCCTCTATTATACCTCTGGGTTTCAGGAATATTAATGCATGACAACCCGCGGGGGGATAAACCGGACACAAGACATTTGCTGGTAATACTACCTTTACTCGCGTGGATGATATTCTCGACGGTAAACATACGGCCGTACTATATAACGTATTTTAATGAACTCGTTGGCGGGCCAAAGAACGGGTATAAATACCTTGTAGACTCAAACCTTGACTGGGGCCAGGATCTTAAACGTTTAAGCGTGTACCTTAAAACACAAAATGTTGATGACATATACCTTTCTTACTTTGGCACCGCGAATCCCGGGTATTATGGAATAAAGTATGTTAATACCGGTTTTGTATCCTCACTTGACCGCCCGCATACGTCGGTAAACCTTCCAAACGGTAAGAAGGAACTCGTTGCAATCTCAGCAACAAATTTGCAAGCAGTGTACTTCGCTGATAAGGAATTATATGCATGGGCAAAAAAAATTGTGCCGTTAACTGTTGTAGGAA